A stretch of the Mycobacteroides immunogenum genome encodes the following:
- a CDS encoding phage portal protein: MTDALAPYDWFVLLNAKFTAVMRQPWSDKRLRPTADMCGGVQRYSRPRNQVLDTLWSYRTGDPPLPLVAEEYQDCFRDVLRKARSNYAPMCVNAMLDRMELQAVSTTADSDTNGDDFAAQVMEESGFLAVFKELLDYVFSMAEGYGMVVPGTPVPTIHAIDPRRCIGLPDLQNPVRLRAALVREWDPILETHRSYLFLPGKKWTFVLEGTQWNPVSTEPELIEGLDELGGIPIVRFDNALELGEYEPHIDLLDRINDVTLQRIIGFWYQALRQRALVGDEDEDDEDEPGSEPVDFNKLFKAGPGSLWRIPKDFQIWESQQADFSGITNAKRDDVKEFAAVTSTPLHLITPDAANGSAEGAGLIRESATSKVRDRRARITPRVKLLWRIVFALAKQDRGPALRLHWGPIEFRTLAEKASASAQSVGTLSLEQRCERIWEMSPEEAEENITQLAAEQILLLNAPTTPSTPTAPATAVTTDVGAG, translated from the coding sequence TTGACCGATGCACTCGCCCCGTATGACTGGTTCGTGCTGCTGAATGCGAAATTCACCGCCGTCATGCGCCAACCCTGGTCGGACAAAAGGCTACGGCCAACTGCCGATATGTGCGGGGGAGTGCAGAGATACTCGCGCCCCCGCAATCAGGTGCTCGACACCCTGTGGTCTTACCGCACGGGAGACCCGCCACTTCCCTTGGTTGCCGAGGAGTACCAGGACTGCTTTCGAGATGTGTTGCGCAAGGCCAGAAGCAACTACGCGCCGATGTGCGTCAACGCGATGCTCGATCGCATGGAACTGCAGGCAGTTTCAACGACCGCGGACTCCGATACCAATGGCGATGACTTCGCCGCCCAGGTCATGGAAGAGTCGGGTTTCCTGGCCGTATTCAAGGAACTACTTGACTACGTGTTCTCCATGGCGGAGGGCTATGGCATGGTCGTGCCCGGCACGCCGGTGCCCACCATTCACGCCATCGACCCCCGGCGCTGCATCGGACTTCCAGATCTGCAGAATCCCGTGCGGCTACGCGCCGCACTGGTGCGCGAATGGGACCCGATTCTGGAGACGCATCGGAGCTACCTGTTCCTGCCCGGCAAGAAGTGGACCTTCGTGCTGGAGGGCACCCAGTGGAATCCGGTGTCGACCGAACCGGAGCTGATCGAAGGGCTGGACGAGCTCGGCGGCATCCCGATCGTCCGGTTCGACAATGCGCTCGAGCTCGGCGAGTACGAACCACACATCGACCTGCTCGACCGAATCAACGACGTGACGCTGCAACGCATCATCGGATTCTGGTACCAAGCACTGCGCCAACGCGCTCTGGTGGGTGATGAAGACGAGGACGATGAGGACGAGCCCGGAAGCGAGCCCGTCGACTTCAACAAGCTGTTCAAGGCGGGCCCCGGGTCGCTGTGGCGGATCCCCAAGGACTTCCAGATCTGGGAATCTCAGCAAGCCGACTTCTCGGGGATCACCAACGCCAAGCGCGACGACGTCAAGGAGTTCGCCGCCGTCACCAGCACCCCGCTGCATCTCATCACACCGGATGCCGCCAACGGGTCAGCAGAAGGTGCGGGGCTCATCAGAGAATCGGCGACATCGAAAGTCAGAGACCGCCGCGCTCGCATCACACCACGAGTCAAACTGCTGTGGCGCATCGTTTTTGCATTGGCCAAGCAGGACCGCGGGCCTGCGCTCAGACTGCATTGGGGCCCGATCGAGTTCCGCACACTGGCGGAGAAGGCATCCGCGTCGGCCCAGTCCGTCGGAACCTTGTCACTGGAGCAGCGGTGCGAGCGCATCTGGGAGATGTCCCCCGAGGAGGCCGAAGAGAACATCACCCAGCTGGCCGCCGAGCAGATACTCCTACTGAACGCCCCCACCACACCGAGCACGCCCACTGCGCCCGCCACTGCGGTGACGACAGATGTCGGCGCCGGTTAG